One window from the genome of Aliidongia dinghuensis encodes:
- a CDS encoding response regulator transcription factor: MSSGLARGAHILVVEDDPDMGREIVAELEARDYLVSLAETGQDGLAAIRADGSVKLVIADRMLPVLDGLSMIEALRSEAIGTPVLILSALGSVDDRVRGLKAGGDDYLTKPFAMDELAARVEALLRRPADTRATVLRVGPLEMDLIDRTVHRGPREIELLPREFKLLEYMMRRPDQTITRAMLLEEVWHYRFVPQTNLIDVHMGKLRHKIDADGDVPMIVSVRGTGFMLRAPD, encoded by the coding sequence ATGTCATCTGGTCTCGCTCGCGGAGCGCATATCCTGGTCGTCGAAGATGATCCCGACATGGGGCGGGAGATCGTCGCCGAGCTCGAGGCGCGCGATTATCTCGTGAGCCTGGCCGAGACCGGGCAAGACGGGCTCGCGGCCATACGGGCCGACGGGTCGGTCAAGCTGGTGATCGCCGACCGCATGTTGCCGGTGCTCGACGGGCTTTCGATGATCGAGGCGCTGCGCAGCGAGGCGATCGGCACGCCCGTGCTCATCCTGAGCGCGCTCGGCTCGGTCGACGACCGCGTCCGCGGCCTCAAGGCGGGCGGCGACGATTACCTGACGAAGCCGTTCGCCATGGACGAGCTGGCCGCGCGCGTCGAGGCACTGTTGCGCCGGCCGGCCGACACGCGCGCGACCGTGCTCCGCGTCGGGCCGCTGGAGATGGACCTCATCGATCGGACCGTGCATCGCGGTCCGCGGGAGATCGAGCTGCTGCCGCGCGAGTTCAAGCTGCTCGAATACATGATGCGGCGGCCGGATCAGACCATCACCCGGGCGATGCTGCTCGAGGAGGTCTGGCACTATCGCTTCGTGCCGCAGACGAACCTGATCGACGTGCACATGGGCAAGCTCAGGCACAAGATCGACGCGGACGGCGACGTGCCGATGATCGTCAGCGTGCGCGGGACCGGATTCATGCTCCGTGCGCCGGACTGA
- a CDS encoding porin, with the protein MKKLLLQTSAFVAAGLLAHGAYAQTASTDQPIQMKLGGQYYTGAAAMISQDDQPGDAAYKRQPVGFQDYFLIRFLGSTTFSNGITAGVFTRLNAFSAPNAAASTTNGFQSSNNTTIKDSYIYLRNAQSWGEVRIGDFSDVRRDDAVGTNAGVTGDQNTGANSAAIYFSNSPVFNLTTLNLDSRGTKIAYYSPVIAGFHFAASYTPDKAGGHTNGPGNIGDNNGLTDNQTNGLTPSLLNNATAYNYWSLSTGWAGTVGPAKVAWTAGYSTASRKGACSNKVALGNDALSNDCVLTPTNNADPQIYNSGVQVNYGPYELGFDYELSQAFPNGLMGTGAGVATAFNAVGVPISFSTLKTNEMVNKNLDLNLSYTIGAIRMGVEWSRGEYEGLTGDANVKRAVTNDVIQVGATYSVGPGVNLTGMIQQTLYDAGGAYVPNGANFTSGTGGVAANNNVFAKNFDSTALIMETSFRW; encoded by the coding sequence ATGAAGAAACTGCTTCTCCAGACGTCCGCGTTCGTCGCGGCGGGTCTTCTTGCGCACGGCGCCTACGCGCAGACCGCGAGTACCGATCAGCCGATCCAGATGAAGCTCGGCGGCCAGTACTACACCGGTGCTGCCGCCATGATCTCGCAGGACGATCAGCCGGGCGACGCCGCCTACAAGCGGCAGCCGGTCGGCTTCCAGGACTATTTCCTGATCCGCTTCCTCGGTTCGACGACCTTCTCGAACGGCATCACCGCCGGCGTCTTCACGCGCCTCAATGCGTTCAGCGCGCCGAACGCTGCGGCCAGCACGACGAACGGCTTCCAGAGCTCGAACAACACGACGATCAAGGACAGCTATATCTACCTGAGGAACGCCCAGAGCTGGGGCGAGGTGCGCATCGGCGACTTCAGCGACGTCCGCCGCGACGACGCGGTCGGCACCAATGCCGGCGTCACCGGCGATCAGAACACCGGTGCGAACTCGGCCGCGATCTATTTCTCGAACTCGCCCGTGTTCAACCTGACCACGCTCAACCTCGACAGCCGCGGCACGAAGATCGCGTACTACAGCCCGGTCATTGCCGGCTTCCATTTCGCGGCGAGCTACACACCGGACAAGGCGGGCGGCCACACGAACGGTCCGGGCAACATCGGCGACAACAACGGCCTGACCGACAACCAGACGAACGGCCTGACGCCGAGCCTGCTCAACAATGCGACGGCCTATAACTACTGGTCGCTGTCGACCGGCTGGGCCGGCACGGTCGGTCCGGCGAAGGTGGCATGGACCGCCGGCTACTCGACCGCGAGCCGCAAGGGCGCCTGCTCCAACAAGGTAGCGCTCGGCAACGACGCGCTCTCGAACGACTGCGTTCTGACCCCGACCAACAACGCCGACCCGCAGATCTACAACAGCGGCGTCCAGGTCAATTACGGCCCGTACGAGCTGGGCTTCGACTATGAGCTGTCGCAGGCGTTCCCGAACGGTCTGATGGGCACCGGCGCCGGCGTCGCGACCGCATTCAATGCGGTGGGCGTTCCGATCTCGTTCAGCACGCTCAAGACGAACGAGATGGTCAACAAGAACCTCGACCTCAACCTGTCCTACACGATCGGTGCCATCCGCATGGGCGTGGAATGGTCGCGCGGCGAGTATGAGGGCCTGACTGGCGACGCGAACGTCAAGCGGGCCGTGACCAACGACGTGATCCAGGTCGGTGCGACCTATTCGGTCGGGCCGGGCGTCAATCTCACGGGCATGATCCAGCAGACGCTCTATGACGCCGGCGGTGCCTATGTGCCGAACGGTGCCAATTTCACGTCGGGGACCGGCGGTGTGGCCGCCAACAACAACGTCTTCGCCAAGAATTTCGATTCGACGGCGCTCATCATGGAGACCTCGTTCCGCTGGTAA
- the groL gene encoding chaperonin GroEL (60 kDa chaperone family; promotes refolding of misfolded polypeptides especially under stressful conditions; forms two stacked rings of heptamers to form a barrel-shaped 14mer; ends can be capped by GroES; misfolded proteins enter the barrel where they are refolded when GroES binds) — translation MAAKEVKFSADARERMLRGVDTLANAVKVTLGPKGRNVVIDKSFGAPRITKDGVTVAKEIELEDKFENMGAQMVREVASKTSDIAGDGTTTATVLAQAIVREGARAVAAGMNPMDLKRGVDLAVHAVVEDLKSHARKVTRNDEIAQVATVSANGDTEIGSFLAEAMQKVGNEGVITVEEAKSLGTELEVVEGMQFDRGYVSPYFVTNAEKMRAELEEPYILIHEKKLSGLQALLPVLEGVVQSGKPLLIIAEDIEGEALATLVVNKLRGGLKVAAVKAPGFGDRRKAMLEDIAILTDGQLISEELGIKLESVTLDMLGRAKKIMIDKENTTIVDGAGEKAAIEGRIAQIRAQVEETTSDYDREKLQERLAKLAGGVAVIRVGGATEIEVKERKDRVDDALHATRAAVEEGILPGGGVALLRASKATEGVAPENDDQKAGVAIVRRALQMPARQIAENAGADGSIIVGKLLELTDYDWGYNAATGEYQDLVAAGVIDPVKVVRTALQDAASIAGLLITTEALVAEKPRKTAPPPMPGGGMGDMDF, via the coding sequence ATGGCTGCCAAGGAAGTGAAGTTCTCCGCCGACGCGCGCGAAAGGATGCTGCGCGGCGTGGACACGCTCGCCAATGCGGTCAAGGTCACCTTGGGCCCGAAGGGCCGCAACGTCGTCATCGACAAGTCGTTCGGTGCCCCGCGCATCACCAAGGACGGCGTGACGGTCGCCAAGGAGATCGAGCTCGAGGACAAGTTCGAGAACATGGGCGCCCAGATGGTCCGCGAAGTCGCGTCCAAGACGAGCGATATCGCCGGCGACGGCACCACGACCGCGACCGTGCTGGCCCAGGCGATCGTCAGGGAAGGCGCCAGGGCGGTGGCCGCCGGCATGAACCCGATGGACCTGAAGCGCGGCGTCGATCTCGCGGTCCACGCGGTCGTCGAGGACCTGAAGAGCCATGCCCGCAAGGTGACGCGCAACGACGAGATCGCCCAGGTCGCCACCGTCTCGGCCAACGGCGACACCGAGATCGGCAGCTTCCTCGCCGAGGCCATGCAGAAGGTCGGCAACGAGGGCGTCATCACCGTCGAAGAGGCGAAGAGCCTCGGCACCGAGCTCGAAGTGGTCGAAGGCATGCAGTTCGACCGCGGCTATGTCTCGCCCTATTTCGTGACCAATGCCGAGAAGATGCGGGCCGAGCTCGAGGAGCCCTACATCCTGATCCACGAGAAGAAGCTCTCGGGCCTGCAGGCGCTGCTGCCGGTGCTGGAGGGCGTGGTGCAGTCCGGCAAGCCGCTCCTCATCATTGCCGAGGACATCGAGGGCGAGGCCTTGGCGACCCTCGTCGTCAACAAGCTCCGGGGTGGCCTCAAGGTAGCGGCCGTCAAGGCGCCGGGCTTCGGCGACCGCCGCAAGGCGATGCTGGAGGACATTGCGATCCTGACCGATGGCCAGCTCATCAGCGAGGAACTCGGCATCAAGCTCGAGAGCGTCACCCTCGACATGCTGGGCCGCGCCAAGAAGATCATGATCGACAAGGAGAACACGACCATCGTCGACGGCGCCGGTGAGAAGGCTGCAATCGAAGGCCGCATTGCCCAGATCCGCGCGCAGGTCGAGGAGACGACCTCGGACTATGACCGGGAGAAGCTGCAGGAGCGGCTGGCCAAGCTCGCGGGCGGCGTCGCGGTCATCCGCGTCGGTGGCGCCACCGAGATCGAGGTCAAGGAGCGCAAGGACCGGGTCGACGACGCGCTGCATGCAACCCGCGCGGCGGTCGAGGAGGGCATCCTGCCGGGCGGCGGCGTCGCCTTGCTCAGGGCCTCGAAGGCGACCGAGGGCGTCGCGCCGGAAAATGACGACCAGAAGGCCGGTGTCGCCATCGTGCGCCGGGCGCTCCAGATGCCGGCGCGGCAGATCGCCGAGAACGCCGGCGCCGACGGCTCCATCATCGTCGGCAAGCTGCTCGAGCTTACCGACTACGACTGGGGCTACAATGCCGCGACCGGCGAGTACCAGGACCTGGTCGCCGCCGGTGTGATCGACCCGGTCAAGGTGGTGCGCACGGCGTTGCAGGACGCGGCCTCGATTGCCGGCCTGCTCATCACCACCGAGGCGCTCGTCGCCGAGAAGCCGAGGAAGACGGCCCCACCACCCATGCCCGGCGGCGGCATGGGCGACATGGACTTCTAG
- a CDS encoding sensor histidine kinase, translating into MRRTELFRTAQFRLALAFTTALAACMLLTFGFVYWQTALVETGRIRYEIVDEVENAAKIETDDLLRDIDLRIAADLHRLSYAALFDPAGKLLAGNIAAIPDDLPIDGAAHRMPAAAIGGAAVGGVDRRVAGTRHVTLAARHRADGGTVIIGRDMTEVVVLRQTISRGLLLGIVPSVALSLIFGMLLSSRALRRVRTVQQSIGHIMGGNLLERLPTRGTADDLDKLALEVNRMLDQICHLLDEVKSVGDNIAHDLRTPLSVMRAKLERALAATGAADLETVASSTLADLDKAFAIITALLRISEIENSRRRSEFGAVDLRDLLAEVFDLYEPLAEAKSITFTARPAERLPVVTGDRDLLMEAVANLVDNAVKFTPAGGRVELSATLEAQVPVIRIVDSGPGIAAAERKSVLKRFYRSDKSRHVGGHGLGLSLVAAIARLHGFCLHIGDGMPGAIVELRCQPVDPADLPAD; encoded by the coding sequence GTGCGCCGGACTGAGCTCTTCCGCACGGCTCAGTTCAGGCTGGCGCTCGCCTTCACCACGGCACTCGCGGCCTGCATGCTCCTCACCTTCGGCTTCGTCTATTGGCAGACGGCGCTCGTCGAGACGGGGCGCATCCGCTATGAGATCGTCGACGAGGTCGAGAATGCGGCGAAGATCGAGACCGACGATCTGCTGCGCGACATCGATCTGCGCATCGCGGCCGACCTCCATCGGCTGAGCTACGCTGCCCTGTTCGATCCGGCCGGCAAGCTGCTGGCCGGCAACATCGCCGCCATTCCGGATGACTTGCCGATCGACGGGGCGGCCCACCGCATGCCGGCCGCCGCCATCGGCGGAGCCGCCGTCGGCGGCGTCGATCGGCGAGTGGCGGGAACGCGCCACGTCACGCTTGCGGCCCGGCATCGCGCCGACGGCGGCACGGTGATCATCGGCCGGGACATGACCGAGGTCGTCGTCCTGCGCCAGACCATTTCGCGCGGGCTGTTGCTCGGCATCGTGCCGAGCGTCGCCCTGTCCTTGATCTTCGGCATGCTGCTCAGCTCCCGCGCGCTCCGCCGGGTGCGGACCGTCCAGCAATCGATCGGCCACATCATGGGCGGCAACCTGCTGGAACGCCTGCCGACCCGCGGAACGGCCGACGATCTCGACAAGCTTGCCCTCGAGGTCAACCGCATGCTCGACCAGATCTGCCATCTGCTCGACGAGGTGAAGAGCGTCGGCGACAATATCGCCCATGACCTGCGGACGCCGCTCTCCGTCATGCGCGCGAAACTCGAGCGCGCGCTCGCCGCGACCGGGGCGGCGGATCTGGAGACGGTGGCGTCGAGCACGCTTGCCGACCTGGACAAGGCCTTTGCCATCATCACGGCGCTGCTGCGCATCTCCGAGATCGAGAACAGCCGGCGCCGGAGCGAGTTTGGCGCGGTGGACTTGCGTGATCTGCTGGCGGAGGTCTTCGATCTCTACGAGCCGCTGGCGGAGGCGAAATCGATCACCTTCACCGCACGACCGGCTGAGCGGCTGCCAGTCGTCACGGGCGACCGGGACCTCTTGATGGAGGCGGTCGCGAACCTCGTCGACAATGCGGTCAAATTCACGCCTGCGGGCGGGCGGGTCGAGCTCTCGGCGACGCTCGAGGCGCAGGTCCCGGTCATCCGGATCGTCGACAGCGGCCCCGGCATCGCCGCCGCCGAGCGGAAATCCGTGCTGAAGCGCTTCTACCGCTCGGACAAGAGCCGGCACGTCGGCGGCCATGGCCTGGGCCTGAGCCTGGTCGCGGCGATCGCCCGGCTGCACGGCTTCTGCCTGCACATCGGCGACGGTATGCCGGGGGCGATCGTGGAACTCCGCTGCCAACCGGTTGATCCGGCAGATTTGCCGGCGGACTGA